In one window of Macrobrachium rosenbergii isolate ZJJX-2024 chromosome 11, ASM4041242v1, whole genome shotgun sequence DNA:
- the LOC136843230 gene encoding alkylglycerol monooxygenase-like isoform X2, whose protein sequence is MPIFLTFLFMEMAILHLKGHRLLMADYVCSSGIGVIHLATNFFLYGAILRFYDWLYQFRFTELPGDSVYTWIASLLLVDFAFYWTHRAHHELNVLWMFHQVHHSAEDYNFAVPLRLPFMLKVTYFFLYLPLAFLGFPLSSTVVHSSLNLLFDFWLHTKLIPHLGPIEWIFMTPSSHRVHHGANEWCLDKNYGSVFIIWDRMFGTYEPERSDEEIVYGLTTQTRSQNALWHQFYYFGELFKKVWAMNTWGDRLKAVFYGPGWTPGSPRLGDPANMTPVPVPREPYNPILPRWQMYYILAHLFIGMIASQMSDKEVAVESWWSVARFLFFILTSMGIVTSMYDSWRWAPIAEALRCALFTIYAQYWPITGIMIFDSSIVVFHTACSLLWIFQSASALRDYKKTKSS, encoded by the exons ATGCCAATTTTCCTGACTTTTCTCTTTATGGAGATGGCAATCCTTCACCTCAAAGGACACCGTCTTCTCATGGCGGATTATGTCTGCTCCAGCGGCATTGGTGTCATTCATCTAGCAACAAA CTTCTTTCTCTACGGAGCGATCTTAAGATTCTATGACTGGTTGTACCAGTTCCGATTCACGGAACTCCCTGGTGACAGTGTCTATACCTGGATTGCATCTTTACTACTTGTGGACTTCGCATTCTACTGGACTCATAGAGCCCATCACG aGTTAAACGTCTTGTGGATGTTTCATCAAGTGCACCATTCTGCCGAGGATTACAATTTTGCCGTGCCTCTTCGTCTGCCGTTTATGCTCAAAGTGACGTACTTCTTTCTGTACCTGCCTCTGGCCTTCCTTGGCTTTCCACTCTCCTCAACGGTGGTGCACAGTTCGCTAAACCTGCTCTTCGATTTCTGGCTTCATACGAAACTCATTCCACACCTGGGGCCCATCGAGTGGATCTTCATGACTCCTTCCAGTCATCGAGTCCATCACG GTGCTAACGAATGGTGCCTTGATAAGAACTATGGTAGCGTTTTCATAATCTGGGATAGGATGTTCGGCACCTATGAACCAGAGCGCTCAGACGAGGAAATCGTTTACGGCCTCACAACGCAAACAAGGTCCCAAAACGCCCTTTGGCATCAG TTTTACTATTTTGGCGAACTCTTCAAGAAAGTATGGGCAATGAATACTTGGGGGGACCGCCTCAAAGCTGTCTTTTACGGACCTGGATGGACGCCTGGTTCCCCTCGACTCGGTGATCCAGCCAACATGACACCAGTCCCTGTTCCAAGAGAGCCGTACAACCCCATTCTGCCACGGTGGCAGATGTATTATATACTTGCCCATCTTTTCATCGGAATGATCGCTTCACAAATGTCGGATAAGGAAGTTGCG GTCGAGAGCTGGTGGTCTGTCGCTCGTTTCCTGTTCTTCATCCTCACTTCCATGGGAATAGTGACCTCTATGTATGATTCTTGGCGCTGGGCTCCCATTGCAGAGGCATTGCGATGCGCTTTATTCACAATATATGCTCAGTATTGGCCGATAACTGGTATTATGATATTTGACTCTTCGATTGTCGTCTTTCACACCGCATGTTCGCTGCTGTGGATTTTCCAGAGTGCCAGTGCCCTGAGAGACTACAAGAAAACTAAGTCAAGTTAA